Part of the Flavobacteriales bacterium genome, AGGATTTGATGAAACAAATTCCTGATTTGAGTGGAGGCTATAATTACAAGTTTAAAGGGAATAGTAGGTATTATGTTAACAACATCTCTTACATGAGGTTGTTAGAAAAAGGATTAAAAATGTTGGCCTATGATTAAAACAGGAAAAGAAAGAATATTAATATCTGGCGGTGCAGGTAATTTGGGGACTAAGCTCATTAAAGGGTTGTTAAAACAATATCCAAATCTAAATGTTCATTGTTTGGATGTTCAAAAACCTAAAGTCAAATTACCACATTTAGTTTCTCATGAGTTGAGTATTTTATCACATCACTTAAACGCCATTTTTAAAAGCATGAAATTCGATATCGTTTTTCATCTCATTGGTATAATGTCTCCAGATAAAAACAGGTCGGATGAAATTTATAAAATTGAGATAGGTGGCTTAAAAAAGTTATTGAAATTATGCTCAATGAATACTGTAGAACACTTTGTTTTTGTTTCGAGTGGAGCAGTATATGGATACAAGGATGGGTTGCCAAATTATATTACTGAAAAGCAGCCTGTCGAATCCAACAACCCCATAACTTATGGTCGGAATAAAGTAATAGCCGAATCAATTATCAAAGAGCATTCAAAGAACACAGGACTTAATTATACAATATTTAGACCCTGTACGATTCTTGGATCAAATTCAAACAACATTGTTTCTAGATGGTTTGATAGATCAGTAATTGTCGGATTAAATAAGGCTGTATCACCATTCTCTTTTGTATGGGATGAGGATGTGGTGGGTTGTTT contains:
- a CDS encoding NAD-dependent epimerase/dehydratase family protein, with the protein product MIKTGKERILISGGAGNLGTKLIKGLLKQYPNLNVHCLDVQKPKVKLPHLVSHELSILSHHLNAIFKSMKFDIVFHLIGIMSPDKNRSDEIYKIEIGGLKKLLKLCSMNTVEHFVFVSSGAVYGYKDGLPNYITEKQPVESNNPITYGRNKVIAESIIKEHSKNTGLNYTIFRPCTILGSNSNNIVSRWFDRSVIVGLNKAVSPFSFVWDEDVVGCLIECAERELLGTYNIAGKGWVSLREIADMQSKLYLSLNNVRLGRILNLLNKFSLIDYTKEHLDFIKYRPVLDRNKLKEYFHYRFRKTSKEAFEFYLESH